The following are encoded in a window of Eriocheir sinensis breed Jianghai 21 chromosome 35, ASM2467909v1, whole genome shotgun sequence genomic DNA:
- the LOC127007241 gene encoding G patch domain-containing protein 2-like isoform X4: MAYTKQPQIPPHYHLSSSSIGMASGDGDRLRVVSAVNLRHKMDALVSDLSHALDESQLPQYHRKRRGFKRRAKLANTLGLSSNRGLSEDSSSSIGEVLLSQDNKSSIPLTDSDDLSPPPEHRHRTQLLTHHRPSSNLVESDSVNENFSPARPHNRSVNLFLCRKRKCKRMALDPDAPSTSTPPGPPNTPSTLPMAKPAVAVTSTSLSSVSSNSRKKKILRPSVDSENRYLAVSAGKRKRGRERTVEWCGSHHLSHSKRHGSSTSHFHSLRMHRSSQASAEDSMDYDYSDDANMEHSSSESSSESETGIYTCDEGREADDEQSDWFAEPDPVYGVPGAPNPARQRNPSNRLSWWNDEFDLSLSAKALFKERYETMSVENQQACRLRFQKLRERLLRREIRAGRRRLRDRKPGFSIVSSVNDKVSRFLQDPRQSELRLRPMTDKDRDQLNHLANLYSLTIHSNDDHTAPILTKTRNTITKQWLEVDEALACGGTFPGGLPVPLSDLKRRRRTPPPTSNNLTEGSNDSVESVSNSAGLSGAYRPPVPSVSWDDDVGDCCADSLSERLADSEPDPLPSPTSLGLHDCTL; encoded by the exons atggcctacacaaaGCAGccccagattcccccccactaccacctgtcatcctcatccat TGGTATGGCGAGTGGAGATGGGGACCGGCTGAGAGTGGTGAGTGCGGTGAACCTGCGTCACAAGATGGACGCCTTAGTGTCTGACCTCTCCCATGCGCTGGATGAGTCGCAGCTCCCACAGTACCATCGCAAGAGGAGGGGCTTCAAGCGGCGTGCCAAGCTTGCAAACACCCTTG GATTATCAAGCAACCGAGGACTAAGTGAAGACTCCTCAAGCAGCATTGGTGAAGTTTTACTATCTCAGGATAACAAGTCCTCCATTCCCTTGACTGACTCAGATGACTTGAGTCCCCCTCCAGAGCACCGCCACCGCACACAGCTCCTCACCCACCACCGCCCATCCTCCAACTTGGTGGAGTCAGACTCAGTCAATGAGAACTTTTCGCCGGCACGCCCTCACAACCGCAG TGTCAATCTCTTCTTATGCAGGAAGCGGAAGTGCAAGAGGATGGCTCTGGACCCTGATGCCCCCTCCACTTCCACTCCCCCCGGCCCTCCCaacaccccttccaccctccccatGGCCAAGCCCGCAGTAGCTGTCACCTCCACCAGCCTTTCCAGTGTGTCCTCCAACAGCCGCAAAAAGAAGATCCTCAGGCCGTCAGTGGACTCTGAGAACAG ATACTTGGCAGTTTCAGCAGGCAAGCGTAAGCGGGGCCGTGAGCGGACAGTGGAGTGGTGCGGCAGCCACCACCTCTCCCACAGCAAGCGACACGGGTCATCCACCAGCCATTTTCACAGTCTCCGGATGCACCGCTCATCCCAGGCTAGTGCAGAGGACAGCATGGACTATGACTACTCTGACGATGCAAACAT GGAACACAGTAGCAGTGAAAGCAGCAGCGAGAGTGAGACAGGCATCTACACCTGTGATGAGGGTCGGGAGGCTGATGATGAGCAGAGTGACTGGTTTGCCGAGCCAGACCCGGTGTATGGAGTGCCTGGTGCCCCCAACCCCGCTCGCCAACGGAATCCCTCCAACCGCCTCTCCTGGTGGAATGATGAGTTTGACTTGTCTCTCTCAGCCAAG GCTCTGTTCAAAGAGAGGTATGAGACAATGTCCGTGGAGAACCAACAGGCCTGCAGACTCAGATTCCAAAAGCTTAGAGAGAGGCTTTTG AGACGAGAGATCCGGGCTGGACGCAGGAGACTGAGGGATAGGAAGCCCGGGTTCAGCATTGTGTCTTCTGTCAATGACAAGGTTTCCAGGTTCCTCCAG GATCCACGCCAGTCAGAGCTGCGCCTGAGGCCCATGACAGACAAGGATCGTGACCAGCTGAATCACTTGGCCAACCTATACTCCCTCACTATCCACAGCAATGATGACCACACTGCTCCCATCCTCACCAAGACCAG AAACACCATCACCAAGCAGTGGCTGGAGGTGGATGAAGCCCTTGCCTGTGGGGGAACCTTCCCTGGAGGTCTGCCAGTGCCGTTAAGTGATCTTAAACGGCGAAGACGCACGCCTCCACCCACTTCCAACAATCTGACTGAGGGCAGCAATGACTCTGTGGAGAGTGTGTCCAATAGTGCTGGGCTTTCAG GTGCGTACCGTCCTCCAGTGCCAAGTGTCAGCTgggatgatgatgttggtgactGCTGCGCCGACTCCTTATCTGAACGGCTGGCTGACTCTGAGCCAGACCCTCTGCCTTCCCCCACCTCCCTCGGCCTGCACGACTGCACGCTCTGA
- the LOC127007241 gene encoding G patch domain-containing protein 2-like isoform X1, with protein MASGDGDRLRVVSAVNLRHKMDALVSDLSHALDESQLPQYHRKRRGFKRRAKLANTLGLSSNRGLSEDSSSSIGEVLLSQDNKSSIPLTDSDDLSPPPEHRHRTQLLTHHRPSSNLVESDSVNENFSPARPHNRSVNLFLCRKRKCKRMALDPDAPSTSTPPGPPNTPSTLPMAKPAVAVTSTSLSSVSSNSRKKKILRPSVDSENRYLAVSAGKRKRGRERTVEWCGSHHLSHSKRHGSSTSHFHSLRMHRSSQASAEDSMDYDYSDDANMEHSSSESSSESETGIYTCDEGREADDEQSDWFAEPDPVYGVPGAPNPARQRNPSNRLSWWNDEFDLSLSAKALFKERYETMSVENQQACRLRFQKLRERLLRREIRAGRRRLRDRKPGFSIVSSVNDKVSRFLQDPRQSELRLRPMTDKDRDQLNHLANLYSLTIHSNDDHTAPILTKTRNTITKQWLEVDEALACGGTFPGGLPVPLSDLKRRRRTPPPTSNNLTEGSNDSVESVSNSAGLSGAYRPPVPSVSWDDDVGDCCADSLSERLADSEPDPLPSPTSLGLHDCTL; from the exons ATGGCGAGTGGAGATGGGGACCGGCTGAGAGTGGTGAGTGCGGTGAACCTGCGTCACAAGATGGACGCCTTAGTGTCTGACCTCTCCCATGCGCTGGATGAGTCGCAGCTCCCACAGTACCATCGCAAGAGGAGGGGCTTCAAGCGGCGTGCCAAGCTTGCAAACACCCTTG GATTATCAAGCAACCGAGGACTAAGTGAAGACTCCTCAAGCAGCATTGGTGAAGTTTTACTATCTCAGGATAACAAGTCCTCCATTCCCTTGACTGACTCAGATGACTTGAGTCCCCCTCCAGAGCACCGCCACCGCACACAGCTCCTCACCCACCACCGCCCATCCTCCAACTTGGTGGAGTCAGACTCAGTCAATGAGAACTTTTCGCCGGCACGCCCTCACAACCGCAG TGTCAATCTCTTCTTATGCAGGAAGCGGAAGTGCAAGAGGATGGCTCTGGACCCTGATGCCCCCTCCACTTCCACTCCCCCCGGCCCTCCCaacaccccttccaccctccccatGGCCAAGCCCGCAGTAGCTGTCACCTCCACCAGCCTTTCCAGTGTGTCCTCCAACAGCCGCAAAAAGAAGATCCTCAGGCCGTCAGTGGACTCTGAGAACAG ATACTTGGCAGTTTCAGCAGGCAAGCGTAAGCGGGGCCGTGAGCGGACAGTGGAGTGGTGCGGCAGCCACCACCTCTCCCACAGCAAGCGACACGGGTCATCCACCAGCCATTTTCACAGTCTCCGGATGCACCGCTCATCCCAGGCTAGTGCAGAGGACAGCATGGACTATGACTACTCTGACGATGCAAACAT GGAACACAGTAGCAGTGAAAGCAGCAGCGAGAGTGAGACAGGCATCTACACCTGTGATGAGGGTCGGGAGGCTGATGATGAGCAGAGTGACTGGTTTGCCGAGCCAGACCCGGTGTATGGAGTGCCTGGTGCCCCCAACCCCGCTCGCCAACGGAATCCCTCCAACCGCCTCTCCTGGTGGAATGATGAGTTTGACTTGTCTCTCTCAGCCAAG GCTCTGTTCAAAGAGAGGTATGAGACAATGTCCGTGGAGAACCAACAGGCCTGCAGACTCAGATTCCAAAAGCTTAGAGAGAGGCTTTTG AGACGAGAGATCCGGGCTGGACGCAGGAGACTGAGGGATAGGAAGCCCGGGTTCAGCATTGTGTCTTCTGTCAATGACAAGGTTTCCAGGTTCCTCCAG GATCCACGCCAGTCAGAGCTGCGCCTGAGGCCCATGACAGACAAGGATCGTGACCAGCTGAATCACTTGGCCAACCTATACTCCCTCACTATCCACAGCAATGATGACCACACTGCTCCCATCCTCACCAAGACCAG AAACACCATCACCAAGCAGTGGCTGGAGGTGGATGAAGCCCTTGCCTGTGGGGGAACCTTCCCTGGAGGTCTGCCAGTGCCGTTAAGTGATCTTAAACGGCGAAGACGCACGCCTCCACCCACTTCCAACAATCTGACTGAGGGCAGCAATGACTCTGTGGAGAGTGTGTCCAATAGTGCTGGGCTTTCAG GTGCGTACCGTCCTCCAGTGCCAAGTGTCAGCTgggatgatgatgttggtgactGCTGCGCCGACTCCTTATCTGAACGGCTGGCTGACTCTGAGCCAGACCCTCTGCCTTCCCCCACCTCCCTCGGCCTGCACGACTGCACGCTCTGA
- the LOC127007241 gene encoding G patch domain-containing protein 2-like isoform X3, with translation MASGDGDRLRVVSAVNLRHKMDALVSDLSHALDESQLPQYHRKRRGFKRRAKLANTLGLSSNRGLSEDSSSSIGEVLLSQDNKSSIPLTDSDDLSPPPEHRHRTQLLTHHRPSSNLVESDSVNENFSPARPHNRSVNLFLCRKRKCKRMALDPDAPSTSTPPGPPNTPSTLPMAKPAVAVTSTSLSSVSSNSRKKKILRPSVDSENRYLAVSAGKRKRGRERTVEWCGSHHLSHSKRHGSSTSHFHSLRMHRSSQASAEDSMDYDYSDDANMEHSSSESSSESETGIYTCDEGREADDEQSDWFAEPDPVYGVPGAPNPARQRNPSNRLSWWNDEFDLSLSAKRREIRAGRRRLRDRKPGFSIVSSVNDKVSRFLQDPRQSELRLRPMTDKDRDQLNHLANLYSLTIHSNDDHTAPILTKTRNTITKQWLEVDEALACGGTFPGGLPVPLSDLKRRRRTPPPTSNNLTEGSNDSVESVSNSAGLSGAYRPPVPSVSWDDDVGDCCADSLSERLADSEPDPLPSPTSLGLHDCTL, from the exons ATGGCGAGTGGAGATGGGGACCGGCTGAGAGTGGTGAGTGCGGTGAACCTGCGTCACAAGATGGACGCCTTAGTGTCTGACCTCTCCCATGCGCTGGATGAGTCGCAGCTCCCACAGTACCATCGCAAGAGGAGGGGCTTCAAGCGGCGTGCCAAGCTTGCAAACACCCTTG GATTATCAAGCAACCGAGGACTAAGTGAAGACTCCTCAAGCAGCATTGGTGAAGTTTTACTATCTCAGGATAACAAGTCCTCCATTCCCTTGACTGACTCAGATGACTTGAGTCCCCCTCCAGAGCACCGCCACCGCACACAGCTCCTCACCCACCACCGCCCATCCTCCAACTTGGTGGAGTCAGACTCAGTCAATGAGAACTTTTCGCCGGCACGCCCTCACAACCGCAG TGTCAATCTCTTCTTATGCAGGAAGCGGAAGTGCAAGAGGATGGCTCTGGACCCTGATGCCCCCTCCACTTCCACTCCCCCCGGCCCTCCCaacaccccttccaccctccccatGGCCAAGCCCGCAGTAGCTGTCACCTCCACCAGCCTTTCCAGTGTGTCCTCCAACAGCCGCAAAAAGAAGATCCTCAGGCCGTCAGTGGACTCTGAGAACAG ATACTTGGCAGTTTCAGCAGGCAAGCGTAAGCGGGGCCGTGAGCGGACAGTGGAGTGGTGCGGCAGCCACCACCTCTCCCACAGCAAGCGACACGGGTCATCCACCAGCCATTTTCACAGTCTCCGGATGCACCGCTCATCCCAGGCTAGTGCAGAGGACAGCATGGACTATGACTACTCTGACGATGCAAACAT GGAACACAGTAGCAGTGAAAGCAGCAGCGAGAGTGAGACAGGCATCTACACCTGTGATGAGGGTCGGGAGGCTGATGATGAGCAGAGTGACTGGTTTGCCGAGCCAGACCCGGTGTATGGAGTGCCTGGTGCCCCCAACCCCGCTCGCCAACGGAATCCCTCCAACCGCCTCTCCTGGTGGAATGATGAGTTTGACTTGTCTCTCTCAGCCAAG AGACGAGAGATCCGGGCTGGACGCAGGAGACTGAGGGATAGGAAGCCCGGGTTCAGCATTGTGTCTTCTGTCAATGACAAGGTTTCCAGGTTCCTCCAG GATCCACGCCAGTCAGAGCTGCGCCTGAGGCCCATGACAGACAAGGATCGTGACCAGCTGAATCACTTGGCCAACCTATACTCCCTCACTATCCACAGCAATGATGACCACACTGCTCCCATCCTCACCAAGACCAG AAACACCATCACCAAGCAGTGGCTGGAGGTGGATGAAGCCCTTGCCTGTGGGGGAACCTTCCCTGGAGGTCTGCCAGTGCCGTTAAGTGATCTTAAACGGCGAAGACGCACGCCTCCACCCACTTCCAACAATCTGACTGAGGGCAGCAATGACTCTGTGGAGAGTGTGTCCAATAGTGCTGGGCTTTCAG GTGCGTACCGTCCTCCAGTGCCAAGTGTCAGCTgggatgatgatgttggtgactGCTGCGCCGACTCCTTATCTGAACGGCTGGCTGACTCTGAGCCAGACCCTCTGCCTTCCCCCACCTCCCTCGGCCTGCACGACTGCACGCTCTGA
- the LOC127007241 gene encoding G patch domain-containing protein 2-like isoform X2: MASGDGDRLRVVSAVNLRHKMDALVSDLSHALDESQLPQYHRKRRGFKRRAKLANTLGLSSNRGLSEDSSSSIGEVLLSQDNKSSIPLTDSDDLSPPPEHRHRTQLLTHHRPSSNLVESDSVNENFSPARPHNRRKRKCKRMALDPDAPSTSTPPGPPNTPSTLPMAKPAVAVTSTSLSSVSSNSRKKKILRPSVDSENRYLAVSAGKRKRGRERTVEWCGSHHLSHSKRHGSSTSHFHSLRMHRSSQASAEDSMDYDYSDDANMEHSSSESSSESETGIYTCDEGREADDEQSDWFAEPDPVYGVPGAPNPARQRNPSNRLSWWNDEFDLSLSAKALFKERYETMSVENQQACRLRFQKLRERLLRREIRAGRRRLRDRKPGFSIVSSVNDKVSRFLQDPRQSELRLRPMTDKDRDQLNHLANLYSLTIHSNDDHTAPILTKTRNTITKQWLEVDEALACGGTFPGGLPVPLSDLKRRRRTPPPTSNNLTEGSNDSVESVSNSAGLSGAYRPPVPSVSWDDDVGDCCADSLSERLADSEPDPLPSPTSLGLHDCTL; this comes from the exons ATGGCGAGTGGAGATGGGGACCGGCTGAGAGTGGTGAGTGCGGTGAACCTGCGTCACAAGATGGACGCCTTAGTGTCTGACCTCTCCCATGCGCTGGATGAGTCGCAGCTCCCACAGTACCATCGCAAGAGGAGGGGCTTCAAGCGGCGTGCCAAGCTTGCAAACACCCTTG GATTATCAAGCAACCGAGGACTAAGTGAAGACTCCTCAAGCAGCATTGGTGAAGTTTTACTATCTCAGGATAACAAGTCCTCCATTCCCTTGACTGACTCAGATGACTTGAGTCCCCCTCCAGAGCACCGCCACCGCACACAGCTCCTCACCCACCACCGCCCATCCTCCAACTTGGTGGAGTCAGACTCAGTCAATGAGAACTTTTCGCCGGCACGCCCTCACAACCGCAG GAAGCGGAAGTGCAAGAGGATGGCTCTGGACCCTGATGCCCCCTCCACTTCCACTCCCCCCGGCCCTCCCaacaccccttccaccctccccatGGCCAAGCCCGCAGTAGCTGTCACCTCCACCAGCCTTTCCAGTGTGTCCTCCAACAGCCGCAAAAAGAAGATCCTCAGGCCGTCAGTGGACTCTGAGAACAG ATACTTGGCAGTTTCAGCAGGCAAGCGTAAGCGGGGCCGTGAGCGGACAGTGGAGTGGTGCGGCAGCCACCACCTCTCCCACAGCAAGCGACACGGGTCATCCACCAGCCATTTTCACAGTCTCCGGATGCACCGCTCATCCCAGGCTAGTGCAGAGGACAGCATGGACTATGACTACTCTGACGATGCAAACAT GGAACACAGTAGCAGTGAAAGCAGCAGCGAGAGTGAGACAGGCATCTACACCTGTGATGAGGGTCGGGAGGCTGATGATGAGCAGAGTGACTGGTTTGCCGAGCCAGACCCGGTGTATGGAGTGCCTGGTGCCCCCAACCCCGCTCGCCAACGGAATCCCTCCAACCGCCTCTCCTGGTGGAATGATGAGTTTGACTTGTCTCTCTCAGCCAAG GCTCTGTTCAAAGAGAGGTATGAGACAATGTCCGTGGAGAACCAACAGGCCTGCAGACTCAGATTCCAAAAGCTTAGAGAGAGGCTTTTG AGACGAGAGATCCGGGCTGGACGCAGGAGACTGAGGGATAGGAAGCCCGGGTTCAGCATTGTGTCTTCTGTCAATGACAAGGTTTCCAGGTTCCTCCAG GATCCACGCCAGTCAGAGCTGCGCCTGAGGCCCATGACAGACAAGGATCGTGACCAGCTGAATCACTTGGCCAACCTATACTCCCTCACTATCCACAGCAATGATGACCACACTGCTCCCATCCTCACCAAGACCAG AAACACCATCACCAAGCAGTGGCTGGAGGTGGATGAAGCCCTTGCCTGTGGGGGAACCTTCCCTGGAGGTCTGCCAGTGCCGTTAAGTGATCTTAAACGGCGAAGACGCACGCCTCCACCCACTTCCAACAATCTGACTGAGGGCAGCAATGACTCTGTGGAGAGTGTGTCCAATAGTGCTGGGCTTTCAG GTGCGTACCGTCCTCCAGTGCCAAGTGTCAGCTgggatgatgatgttggtgactGCTGCGCCGACTCCTTATCTGAACGGCTGGCTGACTCTGAGCCAGACCCTCTGCCTTCCCCCACCTCCCTCGGCCTGCACGACTGCACGCTCTGA
- the LOC127007242 gene encoding cell growth-regulating nucleolar protein-like — MVYFICATCGTSLKKNQVSSHWFKCRRDKHVSCMDCGKDFWGDDYSNHIKCITEDQKYGGSNYVSKENKGERKQEEWVMKIKEKVTNTKNMEPQLKELLESIILHSNIPRKEVKFRNFMRSSCRVSNTKLVDKVWEIFKDANAKNDNSNNSNGVKKDEGVTDADNKVNNEAVPQASSETGKADADAVKLNKRERKELRKEKQSKKSKKEKHSEHESKGKSGTKRKLDSIEEEEPNMESAEPKKKKKRKKGDDSLEQVVEIVEAKKKKKKKGVISQEEVPPQGTENKIENGTIATNGNHVLEEASPEEPQHPALFKWTNAIKRVLKEAPEEGLKLNKLQRKVFSLYYSAYGDAPNVKSKQELVALLSHKLNKKDKFIMEKCRVKLRT, encoded by the exons ATGGTGTATTTCATCTGCGCCACCTGTGGTACCTCTCTCAAGAAGAACCAGGTGTCTTCGCACTGGTTCAAATGTCGGAGGGACAAGCACGTCTCCTGCATGGACTGTGGCAAAGATTTCTG GGGTGACGACTACAGCAACCACATAAAATGCATCACAGAGGACCAGAAGTATGGAGGAAGCAATTATGTTtcaaaggagaataaaggagaaagaaagcaagaggaatGGGTGATGAAGATCAAGGAGAAGGTAACTAATACCAAGAACATGGAACCCCAGCTGAAGGAATTGCTGGAGAGTATCATCCTCCACTCCAACATCCCCCGAAAAGAAGTCAAGTTTAGG aaCTTTATGAGGAGCTCCTGCAGAGTGTCAAATACAAAGCTAGTAGACAAAGTTTGGGAGATTTTTAAAGATGCCAACGCCAAAAATGACAACAGCAATAATAGTAATGGTGTGAAAAAAGATGAAGGTGTAACTGATGCAGATAACAAAGTCAATAATGAAGCTGTTCCTCAGGCATCCAGTGAGACAGGAAAAGCGGACGCTGATGCAGTAAaactaaacaagagagagagaaaggaattaaggaaggaaaaacaaagtaaaaaatcaaagaaagaaaagcatTCTGAACATGAGAGTAAAGGAAAATCTGGAACTAAGAGGAAGCTAGACTCCATTGAAGAAGAGGAACCTAACATGGAATCAGCAGAgcccaaaaagaaaaagaaacggaagaaaggCGATGACTCCTTAGAACAGGTCGTGGAAATAGTcgaggcaaagaaaaagaaaaaaaagaagggagtcaTTTCTCAAGAAGAGGTGCCTCCTCAAGGGACAGAGAACAAGATCGAGAATGGTACCATTGCAACAAATGGAAACCATGTCTTGGAAGAAGCAAGCCCAGAAGAGCCACAACATCCTGCACTATTTAAGTGGACCAATGCCATAAAAAGGGTTCTCAAAGAAGCCCCTGAGGAAGGCTTGAAGCTCAATAAGCTGCAGAGGAAGGTGTTTTCACTCTATTACAGTGCTTATGGGGATGCTCCTAATGTAAAATCTAAGCAGGAACTAGTAGCTCTGTTGAGTCATAAGTTAAACAAGAAAGATAAATTTATTATGGAAAAATGCAGGGTCAAGTTACGTACATAA